A genomic segment from uncultured Alistipes sp. encodes:
- a CDS encoding 6-carboxytetrahydropterin synthase, which translates to MAVIRLTKEFSFEAAHALDGYDGPCREIHGHSYRLFVTVKGSPLQDPENPKYGMVMDFGVLKRIVNEEIVSRFDHALVLKRPEPGSEFFRVLSARFGNVVTVDYQPTCENMLGDFAARIAARLPEGVTLHSLRLHETATSFAEWFAEDNA; encoded by the coding sequence ATGGCAGTAATCAGATTGACCAAGGAATTTTCGTTCGAGGCGGCGCATGCCCTCGACGGTTATGACGGCCCGTGCCGCGAGATTCACGGGCACTCCTACCGGCTTTTCGTGACGGTGAAGGGCTCCCCGCTCCAGGACCCGGAGAACCCCAAATACGGTATGGTGATGGATTTCGGCGTCTTGAAACGCATCGTAAACGAGGAGATCGTTTCGCGCTTCGACCATGCCCTGGTCCTGAAGCGCCCGGAGCCCGGGTCGGAGTTTTTCAGGGTCTTGTCGGCCCGTTTCGGGAATGTCGTGACGGTGGATTACCAGCCGACGTGCGAGAACATGCTGGGGGACTTTGCCGCACGGATCGCTGCGCGGTTGCCCGAGGGTGTGACGCTCCATTCGCTGCGGCTCCACGAGACCGCTACGTCGTTCGCCGAATGGTTCGCCGAAGACAATGCCTGA
- the polA gene encoding DNA polymerase I, translated as MKKLFLVDAYALIFKYYYAFLGRPMRNRTGMNTSVVFGFVKFLRDIQKRERPDLLGVAFDPPGGSFRREIFPEYKANRTETPEDILLSVPYVKRVLEAMCIPILEVEGYEADDVIGTLSQKGAEAGYDVYMVTPDKDYGQLVRDRCRIYKQRGADGSIEIVGREEIREKYGIDDPQLVRDILALWGDASDNIPGVPGIGEKSACKLVREWGTVENILANVDRIPGKQGGKIAAWADNLRLAKRLTTICLDVPIELREEDLTVCEPHLDDLRALFAELDFKAFLNDLANLAPPEPVSDGPRQEAQTQLAEMARAKSAAAKKAALAGQGNLFGEPVVPMAAAPVPAADLQAEAEAMQFETAQTTPHEYTLVESADHLREVIAAVGRYEEFCFDTETTGLDVFNDRIVGLSLAVEPFKAWYVPFREETAREYAEIIRPLFENERIAKIGQNIKFDLMVLRQLGVEVRGRFYDTMILHYLLDPESRHNMNILAEKYLNYRPIEIETLIGKGAKQLTMDLVNVERVKEYAAEDADVTLRLKRVLFPLVEQIGLQHLYFEVEAPMITVLADIEMAGVRIDTEALATYAVELNRKLAELEAAVRAEAGEPNLNINSTRQLGEVLFAKMRIAEKPKMTKTKQFCTDEEYLQSFAHKHRIVDLILEYRGVKKLLSTYVEALPQLVNRRTGRIHTSFNQAVTATGRLSSTNPNLQNIPVREEMGRRIRKAFIPSDDDHLLLSADYSQVELRLMAHLSGDESLIAAFEHGEDVHASTAARLFNKPISEVTPEERRRAKTANFGIIYGISAFGLSQRLEIPRKEAREIIDGYFASYPRVKEYMDRVVERAREEGFVSTIFGRRRYLNDINSHNAVARGLAERNAVNAPIQGSAADIMKIAMIDVHRRFAAEGIRSRVILQVHDELVVDMLREEQEQVVRIVTESMESAAKLKVRLIADAGVGRNWLEAH; from the coding sequence ATGAAAAAACTCTTTCTGGTCGACGCCTATGCGTTGATATTCAAGTATTACTATGCCTTTCTGGGGCGTCCCATGCGCAACCGGACGGGGATGAACACCTCGGTGGTGTTCGGCTTCGTGAAGTTCCTGCGCGACATCCAGAAGCGCGAACGCCCCGATCTGCTGGGGGTTGCCTTCGATCCCCCGGGCGGGAGTTTCCGGCGGGAGATTTTTCCGGAGTACAAGGCCAATCGCACGGAGACGCCCGAAGATATTCTGCTGTCGGTTCCCTACGTGAAACGGGTGCTGGAGGCGATGTGCATCCCGATCCTCGAAGTCGAGGGTTATGAGGCCGACGACGTGATCGGCACCCTTTCGCAAAAGGGCGCCGAGGCGGGTTACGACGTCTATATGGTGACGCCCGACAAGGATTACGGACAGTTGGTTCGCGACCGCTGCCGCATCTACAAGCAGCGGGGAGCCGACGGGAGTATCGAGATCGTGGGGCGCGAGGAGATCCGTGAGAAGTACGGCATCGACGATCCGCAGCTGGTGCGGGATATTCTGGCCCTGTGGGGGGATGCTTCGGACAACATTCCGGGCGTCCCGGGGATCGGCGAGAAGAGTGCCTGCAAACTGGTCCGCGAATGGGGTACGGTGGAGAATATCCTGGCGAATGTCGACCGTATCCCCGGAAAACAGGGCGGGAAGATCGCTGCCTGGGCCGACAACCTGCGGCTGGCCAAACGGCTGACGACCATCTGCCTCGACGTTCCGATCGAATTGCGCGAAGAGGATCTGACGGTCTGCGAACCGCATCTCGATGATTTGCGGGCGCTCTTTGCGGAGCTCGATTTCAAGGCGTTCCTGAACGATTTGGCCAATCTGGCTCCTCCCGAACCGGTCTCGGACGGCCCCCGTCAGGAGGCGCAGACCCAGTTGGCGGAGATGGCGCGGGCCAAGTCAGCCGCGGCAAAGAAGGCGGCGTTGGCCGGACAGGGAAACCTCTTCGGTGAGCCCGTGGTTCCGATGGCGGCGGCGCCGGTTCCGGCGGCCGACCTGCAGGCTGAAGCCGAGGCGATGCAGTTCGAGACGGCGCAGACCACGCCCCACGAATATACGCTCGTGGAGAGTGCCGACCATCTGCGGGAGGTGATTGCCGCGGTGGGCCGTTACGAGGAGTTCTGCTTCGATACCGAGACGACGGGACTCGACGTCTTCAACGACCGGATCGTGGGCCTTTCGCTGGCCGTGGAGCCCTTCAAGGCGTGGTACGTGCCCTTCAGGGAGGAGACCGCACGTGAATATGCGGAGATCATCCGCCCGCTGTTCGAGAACGAACGCATCGCCAAGATCGGCCAAAACATCAAGTTCGACCTGATGGTGCTGCGGCAGTTGGGCGTTGAGGTCCGGGGCCGCTTCTACGATACGATGATCCTCCACTACCTGCTGGATCCCGAATCGCGCCACAACATGAACATCCTGGCCGAAAAGTACCTGAACTACCGGCCGATCGAGATCGAGACGCTGATCGGCAAGGGTGCCAAGCAGCTGACGATGGACCTGGTGAACGTCGAGCGCGTGAAGGAGTACGCCGCGGAGGATGCCGACGTCACGCTCCGGCTCAAGCGGGTGCTCTTCCCGCTGGTCGAGCAGATCGGACTGCAGCACCTCTATTTCGAGGTCGAGGCGCCGATGATCACCGTGCTGGCCGACATCGAGATGGCAGGTGTGCGGATCGACACGGAGGCGCTGGCCACCTATGCCGTGGAGCTGAACCGCAAGCTGGCGGAACTGGAGGCTGCGGTGCGGGCCGAGGCCGGGGAGCCGAATCTGAACATCAACTCGACACGGCAGCTGGGCGAGGTGCTTTTTGCGAAGATGCGCATTGCCGAGAAGCCCAAGATGACGAAAACCAAACAGTTCTGTACCGACGAGGAGTACCTTCAGTCGTTTGCGCACAAACACCGGATCGTCGACCTGATCCTCGAATACCGCGGGGTGAAGAAACTCTTGTCGACCTATGTCGAGGCGCTGCCGCAACTGGTCAACCGCCGCACGGGACGGATCCATACGTCGTTCAACCAGGCGGTGACGGCCACCGGGCGCCTTTCGTCGACGAACCCCAACCTGCAGAACATTCCCGTGCGCGAGGAGATGGGCCGCCGCATCCGCAAGGCCTTCATTCCGTCGGACGACGACCATCTGCTCTTGTCGGCGGATTACAGCCAGGTGGAGTTGCGGCTGATGGCCCACCTTTCGGGCGACGAGTCGCTGATCGCGGCCTTCGAGCATGGGGAGGATGTCCACGCCTCGACGGCGGCGCGGCTCTTCAACAAACCGATTTCGGAGGTGACACCCGAGGAGCGGCGGCGGGCCAAGACGGCCAATTTCGGCATTATCTACGGCATTTCGGCCTTCGGGCTGAGCCAGCGGCTGGAGATCCCGCGCAAGGAGGCCCGGGAGATCATCGACGGCTATTTCGCTTCCTATCCCAGGGTCAAGGAGTACATGGACCGCGTGGTGGAGCGGGCCAGGGAGGAGGGCTTTGTCTCGACGATTTTCGGGCGGCGGCGCTACCTCAACGACATCAATTCGCACAATGCCGTGGCGCGCGGCTTGGCCGAGCGCAACGCCGTGAATGCTCCGATCCAGGGTTCGGCGGCCGACATCATGAAGATCGCCATGATCGACGTCCACCGCCGTTTTGCGGCCGAAGGGATCCGCTCGCGGGTGATCCTGCAGGTGCACGACGAACTGGTGGTCGACATGCTGCGAGAGGAGCAGGAGCAGGTCGTGCGGATCGTCACCGAGAGCATGGAGTCGGCCGCGAAACTGAAGGTGCGGCTCATAGCCGATGCCGGGGTGGGCCGCAACTGGCTTGAAGCGCATTGA
- a CDS encoding ATP-binding cassette domain-containing protein, translated as MITIDSLRVREGRRILLDGVTMHLPGNAVHGITGEGRSLLLRTVCGLVTPETGSVSESGHPLQRREMAFLEADPHFWPGLTARDCIGLVRYNDRTEYPEALIRRFPVPLDAEARALPSRERKHLGIILTLMRGKRILLLDEPFRELEPERLFVMQQLLLHLGTEGRTVLLASGKITPLEGVCDDLYLLGGGRVLARYEHYELGRVAGIPDSGSEIPKN; from the coding sequence ATGATTACGATTGATTCACTCCGGGTCCGCGAAGGCAGGCGGATCCTGCTCGACGGCGTGACGATGCACCTGCCCGGAAATGCCGTCCACGGAATCACCGGCGAGGGGAGGAGTCTCCTGCTGCGGACCGTCTGCGGGCTCGTAACGCCCGAAACGGGTTCGGTATCCGAATCCGGACATCCACTGCAACGGCGCGAAATGGCGTTCTTAGAGGCCGACCCGCACTTCTGGCCCGGGCTCACGGCCCGCGACTGCATCGGACTGGTGCGGTACAACGACCGGACGGAGTATCCCGAAGCGCTGATCCGCCGCTTCCCCGTACCGCTCGACGCGGAGGCCCGGGCCCTGCCGTCCCGGGAACGCAAACACCTCGGCATCATCCTTACGCTGATGCGCGGCAAACGCATCCTGCTGCTCGACGAACCCTTCCGGGAGTTGGAGCCCGAACGGCTCTTCGTCATGCAACAGCTCCTCCTCCACCTCGGAACCGAAGGGCGGACCGTGCTGCTCGCCTCCGGGAAGATCACACCCCTCGAAGGGGTTTGCGACGACCTCTACCTGCTGGGCGGAGGCCGTGTCCTCGCCCGTTACGAACACTACGAACTGGGGCGTGTGGCCGGGATTCCGGATTCCGGCTCGGAAATCCCGAAAAATTGA
- the rdgB gene encoding RdgB/HAM1 family non-canonical purine NTP pyrophosphatase — MKILFATNNAHKLSEVQAVLGDGYTLVTPRECGVTEEIPEEQETLEGNASQKAHYLHDRTGLDCFADDTGLEVEALGGAPGVHSARYATDGHDFAANNRLLLKNLQGVGNRRARFRTVIALILNGEEHLFEGVVEGRIIDHETGHEGFGFDPLFVPDGCERTFAEMSAAEKNAISHRGRAVRKLAEYLHAHEK; from the coding sequence ATGAAAATTCTTTTCGCCACCAACAATGCCCACAAGCTCAGCGAGGTACAGGCCGTGCTGGGCGATGGTTACACGCTTGTGACGCCCCGCGAATGCGGCGTCACCGAAGAGATTCCCGAAGAGCAGGAGACCCTCGAAGGAAATGCCTCGCAGAAGGCTCACTACCTCCATGACCGTACCGGTCTGGACTGCTTCGCCGACGACACCGGGCTCGAAGTCGAGGCGCTGGGCGGGGCCCCCGGCGTGCACTCGGCCCGCTACGCCACCGACGGACACGACTTTGCGGCCAACAACCGCCTGCTGCTGAAGAATCTCCAGGGCGTCGGGAACCGCCGGGCCCGCTTCCGCACAGTCATTGCATTGATCCTCAACGGTGAGGAACACCTCTTCGAAGGGGTAGTCGAGGGACGCATCATAGACCATGAAACCGGACACGAAGGATTCGGGTTCGATCCGCTGTTCGTCCCCGACGGTTGCGAACGCACCTTTGCCGAAATGAGCGCCGCGGAGAAAAACGCTATCTCACACCGCGGACGCGCTGTACGCAAACTGGCCGAATACCTCCACGCACACGAAAAATAG
- a CDS encoding DUF4136 domain-containing protein: protein MNVKQLRYIAFALVAAAFCSCQKDPSTSDLHRDYLVYTAHDSGTDFSAIATYYLPDSILVIGNSDQTEYWKDEDALTIIGAIAGGMNDAGYTRSDDKTAANVGLQLSYVRQETYFVGYDNPYWWWYYPYYWAPGYWGNWIGWHYPYSVYYAYTAGSLLVEMLDLQADQESGKKLPVIWDTFIGGLLTSDAELNLQRTVEGVEQAFAQSPYLEK from the coding sequence ATGAACGTCAAACAACTCCGTTACATTGCGTTCGCGCTCGTTGCAGCCGCGTTCTGCTCGTGCCAGAAAGACCCCTCGACGTCGGATCTCCACAGGGATTATCTGGTCTACACCGCCCACGATTCCGGGACCGACTTCTCGGCAATCGCAACCTACTACCTCCCGGACAGCATCCTGGTGATCGGAAACAGCGATCAGACCGAATACTGGAAGGATGAGGATGCCCTGACGATCATCGGCGCCATAGCGGGCGGCATGAACGATGCAGGCTACACGCGCTCCGACGACAAAACCGCGGCCAACGTAGGGCTCCAGCTCAGCTACGTGCGGCAGGAAACCTATTTCGTCGGCTATGACAACCCCTACTGGTGGTGGTACTATCCCTACTACTGGGCTCCCGGGTACTGGGGCAACTGGATCGGATGGCACTATCCCTACAGCGTCTATTACGCCTACACCGCAGGCTCGCTGCTCGTGGAGATGCTCGACCTCCAGGCCGACCAGGAGAGCGGCAAGAAACTCCCCGTCATCTGGGACACCTTCATCGGCGGCCTGCTGACCTCCGATGCCGAACTCAACCTCCAGCGCACCGTCGAGGGCGTGGAGCAGGCTTTCGCACAGTCGCCCTATCTGGAAAAATAG
- a CDS encoding HAD family hydrolase yields the protein MDYRFTIALIYDFDGTLAPGNMQEYDFIPAVGKSNKEFWTEANTLAEEQDADMVLTYMARMIQEAKSKGLSLRREAFQESGRRVTLFNGVREWFSRINRYGEEREIRILHYINSSGLKEIIEGTEIAHEFRKIYACSFLYDVDGIAYWPAVAVNYTNKTQFIFKINKGVESVFDSKLVNRYIPENERPVPFRRMIYVGDGTTDIPCMRLVKSSGGHSIAVYNPAQKGARKELASLIHDNRVSHVCPADYSEGSEMDILVKTIIDKIDLDDRLEKLEVVR from the coding sequence ATGGATTACCGTTTCACCATAGCCCTGATCTACGATTTCGACGGTACACTCGCACCGGGGAACATGCAGGAGTACGACTTCATCCCGGCCGTCGGAAAAAGCAACAAGGAGTTCTGGACCGAAGCCAACACGCTGGCCGAAGAGCAGGATGCAGACATGGTCCTCACCTACATGGCCCGGATGATCCAGGAGGCGAAATCCAAGGGGCTGTCGCTGCGCCGCGAAGCCTTCCAGGAGTCCGGCCGCCGCGTCACGCTCTTCAACGGCGTCCGGGAGTGGTTTTCGAGGATAAACCGTTACGGCGAGGAGCGCGAAATCCGCATCCTCCACTACATCAACTCCTCGGGCCTCAAGGAGATCATCGAAGGAACGGAGATCGCCCACGAATTCCGCAAGATCTACGCCTGCTCGTTCCTCTACGACGTCGACGGAATCGCCTACTGGCCCGCCGTGGCGGTCAACTACACCAACAAGACGCAGTTCATCTTCAAGATCAACAAGGGTGTCGAATCGGTCTTCGACTCGAAACTCGTAAACCGCTATATCCCCGAAAACGAGCGTCCCGTGCCTTTCCGCCGCATGATCTACGTCGGCGACGGAACCACCGACATCCCCTGCATGCGGCTGGTGAAGAGTTCCGGAGGCCACTCCATCGCCGTCTACAACCCCGCCCAGAAGGGCGCGCGGAAAGAGTTGGCGTCGCTTATCCACGACAACCGCGTGAGCCATGTCTGCCCGGCCGACTACTCCGAAGGCTCGGAGATGGACATCCTCGTGAAGACCATCATCGACAAGATCGACCTCGACGACCGGTTGGAAAAACTCGAAGTCGTCCGCTGA
- a CDS encoding outer membrane beta-barrel protein, which produces MKTSKYFKTLAFCVVMLATTLPGKAQVFPNTYINIDWQMAVPLGDDFADKTSGWGMNFEGGYFVSPAITVGPFISYQTNLQDIDRQTLDLGDGAAMTTNQKHALFQLPFGVTSRYNWLTDSLFQPYVGMKIGACYAEMSSYYYVVRQYSETWGFYMSPEIGVSIFPRPDYRLGFHVALYYSYATNSGEVLVYKINNINNFGIRVGISF; this is translated from the coding sequence ATGAAAACATCGAAATACTTCAAAACCCTTGCATTCTGCGTCGTCATGCTGGCCACCACGCTGCCGGGCAAAGCGCAGGTCTTCCCCAACACCTACATCAATATCGATTGGCAGATGGCTGTGCCCCTCGGAGACGACTTCGCCGACAAAACATCGGGTTGGGGCATGAACTTCGAAGGCGGATACTTCGTCTCACCGGCCATCACCGTGGGGCCCTTCATCTCCTACCAGACCAACCTGCAGGACATCGACCGCCAGACCCTCGACCTGGGGGACGGCGCCGCCATGACCACCAATCAGAAACACGCCCTGTTCCAACTGCCGTTCGGTGTCACGAGCCGATACAACTGGCTTACCGACAGCCTCTTCCAACCCTATGTCGGCATGAAGATAGGAGCCTGCTACGCCGAGATGTCCTCCTATTACTACGTCGTCAGACAATACTCCGAGACCTGGGGATTCTATATGTCGCCGGAAATCGGCGTGTCGATCTTCCCGCGCCCCGACTACCGGCTGGGATTCCATGTGGCTCTCTACTACAGCTACGCCACCAACAGCGGCGAAGTGCTGGTTTACAAAATCAACAACATCAACAACTTCGGCATCCGCGTCGGCATCTCGTTCTGA
- a CDS encoding Gfo/Idh/MocA family oxidoreductase, with protein MKPKEIIRWGILGCGDVCERKSGPPMYLTEHSALVAVMRRDAEKAADFARRHGVARFYTDAGALIADPEVDIVYVATPHASHKELTIRALEAGKPVYVEKPMAMNHAECREMLAAAERCRQKLFVAYYRRSLPYFRKVRDLLEEGRIGTPQQVEVRYLRPAGPEDRDPARLPWRLRREVGGDGYFYDMAPHTLDILDFLLGEISEAQGVKSNLGGLYEVADTVSAALRFRSGVVGKGLWSFVAPPEETEDSVLIVGSRGSIRFSTFAFTPVELSAPEGTERFAIEPPKHIQGPMIASIVAELRGEGRCPSTGISAARTSRVMDEIMKE; from the coding sequence ATGAAACCGAAAGAGATCATCCGATGGGGGATTCTGGGGTGCGGTGACGTCTGCGAACGCAAGAGCGGTCCGCCGATGTACCTCACGGAGCACTCGGCACTCGTGGCCGTCATGCGGCGCGACGCGGAGAAGGCCGCCGATTTCGCACGCCGCCACGGCGTCGCCCGCTTCTACACCGATGCCGGGGCGCTGATCGCCGATCCCGAGGTCGACATCGTCTACGTCGCCACGCCGCACGCCTCGCACAAGGAGCTGACGATCCGCGCCCTGGAGGCCGGGAAACCCGTCTATGTCGAGAAGCCCATGGCGATGAACCATGCCGAGTGCCGGGAGATGCTCGCCGCGGCGGAACGCTGCAGACAGAAACTCTTCGTGGCCTATTACCGGCGGTCGCTGCCCTATTTCCGGAAAGTCCGGGATCTGCTGGAGGAGGGGAGGATCGGGACCCCGCAGCAGGTCGAGGTCCGTTACCTGCGTCCGGCAGGCCCCGAAGACCGCGATCCGGCCCGGCTGCCGTGGCGCCTGCGCCGCGAGGTGGGCGGTGACGGCTACTTCTACGACATGGCTCCGCACACGCTCGACATCCTCGACTTCCTGCTCGGGGAGATCTCGGAGGCCCAAGGGGTGAAGAGCAACCTCGGAGGGCTGTACGAGGTGGCCGATACGGTCTCGGCCGCACTCCGGTTCCGCTCGGGCGTCGTCGGGAAAGGACTCTGGAGTTTCGTCGCACCGCCCGAAGAGACCGAAGATTCGGTCCTCATCGTCGGCAGCCGGGGCTCGATCCGCTTCAGCACCTTCGCCTTTACGCCCGTCGAACTGTCGGCTCCCGAAGGTACGGAGCGCTTCGCCATCGAACCTCCGAAACATATTCAGGGCCCGATGATCGCTTCGATCGTCGCCGAACTCCGCGGTGAGGGACGCTGCCCTTCGACCGGCATATCGGCCGCCCGGACTTCGCGGGTCATGGATGAAATCATGAAGGAATAA
- a CDS encoding AGE family epimerase/isomerase, producing MESLKSLIPELTDTLRNDILPFWIGLEDRARGGFFGRVDGTGVLHPDAPKGVVMHARILWTFSVACRLFGDPAYQAAAEAAKASLLGNFCDQEYGGVYWTISADGRPLETKKQFYGLSFAIYGLSEYYRATGDREALDAAVRLYGEIEHHAFDPQYDGYFEASDRTWNLLDDMRLSDKDANEKKTMNTHLHILESYTNLYRVWPDPDLRRQLANLLRLFLRRLLSPFTNHLGLFFGERWEDRSEGIYSYGHDIEASWLLFEAAEVIGDPVLMQEVLSRTAALGRAALEGYMSDGSMAYEGNADGIIDRERHWWVQAETMVGLYYLLAFHGEERAAAMLLDTWNYIKNHLIDRESGEWFWSIRADGGVNLDDDKAGIWKCPYHNGRMCLELLKRLGGVPERK from the coding sequence ATGGAATCCTTGAAAAGTTTGATCCCGGAGTTGACTGATACGCTGAGAAACGACATTCTTCCCTTCTGGATCGGGTTGGAAGACCGGGCCCGGGGCGGTTTTTTTGGACGTGTGGATGGGACGGGCGTGTTGCATCCCGATGCCCCGAAGGGGGTTGTCATGCACGCCCGGATTTTGTGGACCTTTTCGGTAGCTTGCCGTCTTTTCGGGGATCCGGCCTATCAGGCGGCAGCTGAGGCAGCCAAGGCAAGCCTGCTCGGGAACTTCTGCGACCAGGAGTATGGCGGGGTTTACTGGACGATTTCCGCCGACGGCCGGCCGCTGGAGACGAAGAAGCAGTTTTACGGCTTGAGTTTCGCCATCTACGGCTTGAGTGAATACTATCGGGCTACGGGGGACCGGGAGGCTTTGGATGCTGCCGTCCGACTATATGGGGAGATCGAACACCATGCCTTCGACCCACAGTATGATGGTTATTTCGAGGCGTCGGACCGGACTTGGAACCTGTTGGACGACATGCGCCTGAGCGACAAAGATGCTAACGAAAAGAAGACGATGAATACCCATCTGCATATCCTGGAGTCCTATACGAACCTCTACCGGGTTTGGCCGGATCCGGATTTGCGGCGGCAGCTTGCGAACCTGCTCCGGCTCTTCCTACGGCGGTTGCTCTCTCCGTTCACGAACCATCTGGGGCTCTTTTTCGGCGAGCGCTGGGAGGATCGCAGTGAGGGAATCTATTCGTACGGTCATGATATCGAGGCTTCGTGGCTTTTGTTCGAGGCGGCGGAGGTGATTGGGGATCCGGTATTGATGCAGGAGGTATTGTCGCGGACTGCGGCTTTGGGTCGTGCGGCCCTGGAGGGCTATATGTCGGACGGAAGTATGGCCTACGAGGGCAATGCGGATGGGATCATCGACCGGGAGCGTCACTGGTGGGTTCAGGCCGAAACGATGGTCGGGTTATACTACCTATTGGCCTTCCACGGCGAGGAGCGGGCTGCAGCCATGCTGCTCGATACGTGGAATTATATCAAAAACCACCTAATCGACCGTGAATCGGGCGAATGGTTCTGGAGTATTCGCGCCGACGGAGGGGTGAATCTCGACGACGACAAGGCCGGGATCTGGAAATGCCCCTATCATAACGGGCGGATGTGTCTGGAGTTGCTAAAACGTCTGGGAGGAGTTCCCGAACGGAAATAG
- the folE gene encoding GTP cyclohydrolase I FolE, with protein sequence METKNYDKEERFDPATVEALKGHYTEILRLLGEDPSREGLLRTPERVAKAMSFLTKGYDENPLEIIRSATFREEYKQMVLVKDIELYSMCEHHMLPFYGKAHVAYIPNGYITGLSKIARVVECFARRLQVQERLTVQIRNCIQEALSPMGVAVVIEASHMCMQMRGIEKQQSATTTSAFTGVFLSDHRTREEFMTLISHKYR encoded by the coding sequence ATGGAGACGAAAAACTACGACAAGGAGGAGCGGTTCGACCCCGCAACGGTCGAAGCCCTCAAAGGACACTATACGGAGATTCTGCGCCTGCTGGGCGAAGACCCCTCGCGCGAAGGATTGCTGAGAACCCCCGAACGGGTCGCCAAGGCGATGTCGTTCCTCACGAAAGGGTACGACGAAAACCCGCTCGAAATCATCCGCTCGGCAACGTTCCGCGAGGAGTACAAGCAGATGGTGCTGGTCAAGGACATCGAGCTCTACTCGATGTGCGAGCACCACATGCTGCCCTTCTACGGCAAGGCGCACGTCGCCTACATCCCCAACGGATACATCACCGGGTTGTCGAAGATCGCCCGCGTGGTGGAGTGTTTCGCCCGGCGGCTGCAGGTTCAGGAGCGGCTGACGGTCCAGATCCGCAACTGCATCCAGGAGGCCCTCAGCCCCATGGGTGTCGCCGTGGTGATCGAGGCCAGCCACATGTGCATGCAGATGCGCGGCATCGAGAAACAGCAGTCCGCCACCACCACATCGGCCTTTACGGGCGTCTTCCTCTCGGATCACCGCACCCGCGAGGAGTTCATGACCCTCATCTCGCACAAGTATCGGTAA